In Streptococcus porcinus, the genomic window ACCTCCGTCATCACGACGCCCAAGCAGCGCTATCAGATCTAGCTACCATTTTTGATAACGGCAAAAGCATGAGTCGGTTTGCTACGGACTTACTCACTTATTTGAGAGATTTATTGGTGGTAAAAGTAGGTGGTCAGTCCTATTCACAATCTGAGTACTTTCAGGAGAATTTGCAGATTGAAACAGACTCTATTTTTGCTATGATTGCAACGATTACCAAGTATTTACCGGAAATTAAAAAAGGCAGTCATCCTAAAATTTATGCTGAAATGATGACCATCGCCTTGTCTAAACCGACTGCTTCAGCTACTGTAGGAATGTCAGAAGAAGTACTGACTGATTTGGAAAATTTGCGATCTGAAGTGGCTTTATTAAAAGAGAGTTTAGAATCTTTAGAATCACAGGCTTCGCAAACGCAAGGGAATACAGCTGTTGCTAGTAAAGTTAATTATTCTCGGAAAACCTTTACCTATAAAGTAGATCGTCAGAAAATTTTGACTATCATGGAGGAAACTGTTCAAGAGCGTGAAAAATCACGACAATATCTAGACTCTTTAAAATCAGTGTGGAATGAAATTTTGGATAGTATTCCTCCCCAAGATAGAGCTTTACTTTTAGGCTCAGAGCCAGTCCTAGCCAATAGTGAAAATGCTATTTTAGCCTTTGAAGCAGCTTTCAATGCGGAGCAAGCTATGAACCGTCAAGATTTAAATGATATATTTGGGAATATTATGAGTAAGGCTGCTGGTTTTTCGCCAAATATCCTTGCAGTACCGAGGGCTGATTTTAATCACATTAGATCGGAGTTTGCTAAGCAAATGAAGGCTCAATCACAGGAGCCGGTAGAAGAAAAAAAATCCAATGAGATTCCAGAAGAGTTCGGTTTCTTAAAGGATAAAATAAAAACAACAGAGGATTAATGATCACTAAAAAAAGAAAATTCATGGCAGAATTTTCTTTTTATTGATAGAATACCAATATGACAATTAGACAATTTATAATTATGGCCATTATTTGCGCCTTTGAAACTTATTTTTTTAATGAAGCAATTTTTTCAGGTAATTTATTATTTGCTGGCTTTTGGGGCTTTTTGTTGATAAGAGATTTAAGAAAAGCTCATGCCATTACTAAATTTGCTAAGAGTTTGTTAGAAGCAACGCGATCTACCAAGAAGAAAGACTAATTTCGCCACTTCTTAAGATTTGCTGTTGGCCATCAGCTAGTTGTACTATGAGATGACCCTGATCTGTAATGTCAATAGCGCGTGCAGTTACTAATTGGTCCTTTTCTAAAAAAGAAACCTCTCTGTCTAGTACTAATGATTTTTCTTTGTAAACCTTTAAATGGTCTTTAACAGGAATATTAAAAAATAGATTCCATATTTCAATGATTAGTTGATTACGACTGATGGGGGCATTTCCCTGAAAAAGGGATCCAGCCTTAGAGCGGATTTCATCAGGAAAAATTGGGATATCGAAATTTAATCCTACACCAATAATAACATCTGTAATTAAGCCTGTTTCAACAGAAGTAATAGCTTCGGTAATGATACCGGCTATTTTTTTTTGATCCAAGTAGATATCATTAACCCATTTAATCTGGGTTTCAATGCCTGTTAAACGAGAAATGGCTTTAACGATACTTGAAGCTACCATTAGTGTATAAGGGTTAAGTTGAGCGTAAGTAACATTTGGTCTTAAATGAAGAGACATGTAGATACCACCTGTATTAGATGTAAAAAAGTCACGATTCATTCGACCTTTAGCTTTTTCCTGACTGGTTGCTAGGAATAAATGGGGAGTCTGCTCGTTAGCTGTAATACTATCTTTAGCATCTTTCTGGGTTGATATACTATTTGCAGTTAAGGTCACTGGAAAGTCTAAGGCTTGACTAATATAATCAGGTAACAGCAAGTCGCCTCTTACGAGCTTATAGCCTTTAACTTTCGATTTCTCAATGACTAATCCTTGATTTTCTAAAGATTTAATAGCTTTCCAGATAGAAGTTCTAGATAAATTAATTTTATCTGCCAACACTTCACCACTAACAAATTGATTAGATTCATTTAAAAGAGTATATATTTTTTCAGATGTTTTCATAGTTATAGTATAGCTTATTTTTTGTTCTTTTTAAAGTTAGAGCTCAAAAAAGCAGTTTATTTAATTAAACAAATATTATAATAAAATAAATAAAGCATTGCAAAAAGAAACTTTTTTGATATAATTAACTAGTTAACTAAAATTTTGGAGGAAAAATGAAAAAACGTACATATTTACTTATAGTAGGACTGACATTATCATGTGGTGCTGCTATCGCTATTAATTTATCGCAGTCTAAAGAATTATCGAAGACTGTGCCTGGAAGTCAAAAAATCAGCACTGAGGTTCAAAAAAAAGAAAAGGTAGCTGCTTCTAAAAAAAGAAAGGGGACAGCAGGTGTTGATTATCCGACAAGTGATGGTTTTAAATTAGAGGCTCACTCAAAGATTTTATCTCGGACTGATTCAGGGATTGTAGTAGAACATGGCAATCATTCCCATTTCATTTTCTATAAAGATTTACAGGGGACTGCTTTTGCCTATTTGATACCTGAGGGTGCAAGTCTAAGTAAGCCATCCGAACTGACGATGAAATCTTCTGATTTTGGTGCAGGTCACCATTATGTCTTTGATCCCAAAGATATTGTTGCAGAAGATGCTAATGGTTATACCGTAAGGCATGATGATCATTTTCATTATATTTTAAAATCAAGTCTAGGGCTTACTTCAGCTACCCCCACTAACCTGGCTCACTCTCAGATCTTCCATCGTAGTAGACACTATGTGCCTCAAAATAGAGGAATTTCTGGTTTAGACTATGCAACTTCGGATGGCTTTAAATTTGATGGAACTGGTATTGTCGGGACTACAAAGGAGAGTATTCTAGTTAATCATAACGGTCATTTGCATCCGATTTCTTTTGAGGATTTACGTAAATCAGGGTGGGAAACTGTTGCAGAAGAATTTGAACATAAAGCTAATAAAAAAGACCACAATACTGTTGAGAAAAAAGAAGATGATTTTCAACTTAAGCTAGACTACCTGGCAAAAGCTTTGAATCTACCCTCAACTGTCATTGAACGCATTGAAACAGAAGATGGTCGGATTGGCCTTAAGTATCCACATCATGATCATAGTCATGTCTTGATGTTAGAGGATATTGAGCTAGGTCAACCTATCCCTGATCCCCATGAACTTGAGCATGAGAGGGAATTAGAAAAGCACAAAGTAGGCATGCAGACCTTGAAAAAGATGGGCTTTGATGATGATGTAATTCTTGACATTGTTAGAACTCATCAAGCAGAAACTGCATTTCCATCTAATGAAACCAATCCGGAGCTAATGAAAAAATGGTTAGCTACAGTTAACAAATTAGATCTTGGTAGTCGTCAGAATCCGTTAAAACGTTTTGGTTTGGCCCTTCTTCCAAATTTAGAAACCTTAGGTATTGGCTTTACACCAATTGATGATATGAAGCCAGTTCTTCAATTTAAAAAATTGAAACGTTTATTAATGACAGCAACAGGGGTTAAGAATTATGATTTCTTACAGTATATGCCACAGCTTGAAGCTATTGATATCTCACAAAACCAGGTAAGTGATTTAAGCTTTTTGAAGCCCTATAAAAATTTGAATCTAATTGCAGCGGCAGATAATAATATCAAATCATTGGAACCTTTAGCAGAACTTCCGAATTTAAAGTTTTTAGTCTTGAGTAATAACGATATTCAAGATTTGAAGCCGTTACAAGGTTTGGATAAGTTGCAAGAAATTCATATTGAGAATAATAAAATTAGTGACTTGAGTCCATTAGCTGGAAAGAAAGAGGTAAAAGTTTTAAATCTTTCAGAAAATAGTAATGTTGATTTATCAACTTTAAACCTTCCAAATTTGGAGACTCTGACAGTTAACAATAGTGGCTTGAAACATTTAACATTCTTGGGAAAAAATTTGTCACTTTCAGAATTAACTGCAGAAAAAAACCAAATCGACAATTTAGAAGGGATCGAATTGGCTAAAAAACTTCATTTTCTTGATCTTCAAGGGAATAAGATTAGCAGCCTGAAAATTCCTGGGAAACAGAAATCTCTAAAATTTATAAATGTTTCTGACAATAAGTTACAAAACTTAGAGGGAATAAATGACTATAAAGCACTGGAAACCTTACGTGCAGCTTCTAATGAGATTAACACCTTAAAGATATCAGAACCAAATCAACAAGTTAAAAGTCTAGACGTCAGCCATAATCAGATACCCAAAGAAGAGTTGACTTTAAATGAGAAAGAAATTCCAGTCGGAGTAGCCCAACATTTTAAAGCTGTTACAGAAGGCTCCATTGAAGGGAATAAACCTGTTCACGAAACCTCTAAATTATTAGAAAAGAGTACTGATAGTAAAGAGGATAGTAAAGAAGCGACTGAGTAATTTCTCTTGTTTTTGCATAGATTCCTATAGTCTCCCAAACATTTTTCTCAAAGGTAATAAGTTGATAATCTCAAAAAAATGATATAATAGACAAGTTAATGAGTCCCGAAAAGGCAGAAAAGATAATTTTTCTGGTTCTTTGTAACTTTTTAACCACATTGGTCTAAAAGACTGATAAAATTGCAAGAATTAAGCTTGCAAGTGTTTAAATTTATTAAAAGGGGGACATTTATATGTCAGAACGTAAACTTTTCACGTCTGAGTCAGTTTCGGAGGGACATCCAGATAAGATTGCAGATCAAATTTCGGATGCAATTTTAGATGCTATCCTTACTGAAGACCCAGAAGCCCATGTAGCTGCTGAGACAGTTGTATATACTGGATCTGTTCATGTTTTTGGGGAAATTTCGACATCAGCCTATGTTGATATTAATCGTGTGGTACGTGATACTATCGCAGAAATTGGTTACACTGAGGCAGAATATGGTTTTTCTGCAAATTCTGTAGGTGTACACCCATCTTTAGTTGAGCAATCAGCCGATATTGCGCAAGGTGTTAATGAAGCTCTCGAAATCCGTGAAGGTGCTGCTGATGAATTGAATGCTATAGGTGCTGGTGATCAGGGGCTAATGTTTGGCTTTGCGATTGATGAAACACCGGAATTAATGCCTCTACCTATAGCTTTGTCACATAAGTTGGTTAAAAAGTTAGCTGATTTACGAAAAGCTGGTACTATTTCCTATTTGAGGCCAGATGCTAAATCTCAAGTAACAGTTGAGTATGATGAGTCAGATCAACCAGTCAGAGTCGATACTGTTGTTATCTCTACTCAACATGATCCTGATATTAGCAATGAACAAATTCGCCAAGATGTAATTAATCACGTTATTAAAACGGTCATACCTGCTAATTTACTGGATAGCCAGACACGCTATTTTATCAATCCTACAGGACGGTTCGTTATCGGAGGACCTCAAGGAGATTCTGGCCTAACAGGTCGTAAAATCATCGTTGATACCTACGGAGGCTATTCTCGTCATGGTGGAGGTGCCTTTTCTGGTAAAGATGCTACTAAGGTGGATCGCTCAGCTTCTTATGCAGCTCGCTATATTGCTAAAAATATTGTTGCAGCTGGACTTGCTAGAAAAGCTGAAGTACAATTGGCGTATGCAATTGGGGTTGCCCAGCCGGTTTCTGTTAGAATTGATACCTTTAATACGGCAACTATATCAGAGAGTCGGATTGAAGCAGCAGTGAGACAATTATTTGATTTACGTCCTGCCGGAATTATCCAGATGCTTGATTTGAAACGCCCTATTTACAAGCAAACGGCTGCTTATGGACATATGGGAAGAACAGATATTGAGCTTCCTTGGGAAAAAACAGATAAAGTTGATGCTTTGAAGGAACTATTAAGTTAAGTTTTTGTTACAATTTTAATTTTTACAAAAAGATAGGTGAGTGTTCATCTATCTTTTTTGAATTTTTAATAGATATTTCCCGAAGGTTGTAAAGTCAGTCTGAGCATCCATTTGTATTGCACATTAAATTATGATAAAATAAAAAGGTTGAATTCTAGTTTAAGAAAGATCTGAAAGTATGCGAAAAATTATTATTAATGGTGGTAAGCCTTTATCGGGACAAGTGGCTGTCTCTGGTGCAAAAAATAGTGTGGTAGCTTTAATTCCTGCTATTATTTTAGCTGATGATAAGGTGACTTTAGACGGTGTTCCTAATATCAGTGATGTTGATAGTTTGGTTGATATTATGGAAATTATGGGGGCTCAATGTCTTTATCAAGATGAAACACTTACGATTGATCCTAGTCAGGTCAAAAGCGTTGCTATGCCCTATGGTAAAATCAATAGTTTAAGAGCATCTTATTATTTTTATGGTAGTCTCTTGGGACGTTTTGGGAAAGCTACTGTTGGGTTGCCAGGAGGTTGCGATTTAGGTCCAAGGCCGATTGATTTGCATTTAAAAGCTTTTGAAGCGATGGGGGCGGAAGTTTCCTTTGAAGGTGAGTATATGCATTTAGAGGCCAGAGGTGGACGCCTCCATGGTGCTCATATTTACATGGATACCGTTAGTGTGGGGGCAACAATTAATACAATGTTAGCCGCTACTCGAGCAGTTGGAAAAACAGTGATTGAGAATGCTGCTAGGGAGCCTGAAATTATTGATATTGCAACTTTGTTGAATAACATGGGAGCACACATTCGAGGCGCGGGTACAGACATTATTACGATTGAAGGTGTAGAAGCACTTCATGGGACGAGCCATCAAGTTATTCCGGATAGAATTGAAGCAGGTACTTATATTGCTATGGCAGCAGCCATTGGTGAAGGTATTAAAATCACAAATGTTTTATATGAACATTTAGAAAGTTTTATTGCTAAGTTGGAAGAAATGGGTGTTCGGATGACGGTTGAAGAAGATGCTATCTTTGTTGAGAAACAAGAGAATCTTAAGGCAGTGAATATTAAAACATCTCCTTACCCTGGCTTTGCTACTGATTTACAACAACCCATGACACCTCTACTCTTGTCTGCGAACGGTCGAGGCACTATTATTGATACTATCTATGAAAAACGTGTCAATCATGTTCCTGAAATGGCTCGTATGGGTGCTAATATTTCAATATTGGGTGGTCAAATTGTGTTTCAAGGGCCAAATCAATTGACTGGAGCTCAAGTTAAAGCAACTGATTTAAGAGCTGGAGCTGCTTTAGTAACAGCAGGTTTGATGGCTGAAGGGCGTACAGAAATTCATAATATTGAATTTATCCTTCGTGGATATGCTAAAATTATTGAAAAATTAAAAGCACTTGGTGCTGATATTGAATTAATTGAAGAATAGATAAATGAAGCTTGTTTAATGGATGCTAACTTAGCATTATTAACAAGCTTTTTAGATTTTAGGGAGACTTATAAGTAGCTTTAGAATCTTATGATTAGGAATTGTATGAGATAGTCGATCTCTTTTTGAGAACTTAACAACGAATTGACTACTTTTTAATCTGAAAACAACTTTTAAGTTATCAGATGAATTTTTATTTATAAATGCATATTATAAGAAGTATATCTAATAAAACAAAAAAATAAGTAAAATAATATAAAAATTCTAAAATTCTATTGACAATACATCAGATGAATAGTATCATAAAAATGTAAATAAAAACGCTTCCAAAAGTGGTGGTGAAAAAGGAGGTTTCTCTGATGGAGAAAACAATTGAATACAGGGAAGAAGTGGTAAGTTATAATCGAGCGAAGGTTTGGGAATTAGTTCTTTTTGCTCTTAATAATGCATCCACAAATATCTATCTGTTTACATTTATGTTTGTGACTTACTTTTCAACGGGTATTTTAGGTCTAGCAGCTATTTTTGTTAGTCAAATTATGGGTTACATTCGTATTTTTGATGGATTTATCGACCCCGCTATCGGTATTATCATTGATAAGACAGAAACAAAATTTGGTAAGTACCGTCCTATTTTAATTTTGGGGAATGTCATTACTGCCTTATCTTTGATTTTACTGTTAGCGCTAAGCAATGTTGATCAAAACATTCGCTTCCCATTGTTTGTCATTGTTTTAATTATTCATAAAATTGGTTATTCTATGCAACAAACCATTACTAAAGCAGGACAAACAGCCCTCACTAACGACCCAAAGCAACGTCCAATTTTTAATATTGTAGATGCAGTTATGACAACCTCGCTGATGACGGGTGGACAGTTTGTTGTTTCTTCATTCTTAGTACCAAAATTTGGTAATTTCACTCCTCAATTCTTCAATGCTCTTATTTATGGCACTATTATTATTTCAGCAGTATTGGCTACCCTTGCAGTTATTGGTATTTGGTCAAAAGACCGGAAAGAATTTTTTGGACTTGGAGAAAACACCCAGAAGACACAGTTAAAAGATTACTGGAAAGTAATTAAAGGTAATAAACCGTTACAAGTTCTCTCTATAGCTGCCGCTTTGGTCAAATTCACTGTTCAATTCTTTGGTGATTCTGTTGTCATGGTAATGCTCTACGGTATCCTCTTTGGTAATTATGCCTTATCAGGACATTTTTCATTGCTCTTTGTTATTCCAGGAGTGCTACTCAATATTGTGATTTCAAACATTGCTCGTAAAAAAGGTTTACGGTTCTCTTATATTAAATCATTGCAATTAGCTTTAATCTCCCTTCTTGCATTTGGTGTAGTACTTTACTTTGGTAAGCAAGGATCTTTAAGTTTAACAAATATTAATCTTTATACAGTTTGTTTCATTATCACTTATATGTGTGCTCGTTATATTAGTCAAGCACCAGCAGGACTTGTTTTAACTATGGGTGCTGATATCTCTGACTATGAAACTTCTGAATCAGGACGCTATGTTTCTGGTATGATAGGAACAATTTTCTCGCTAACAGATTCTATCGCATCATCTTTTGCACCAATGGTGGTCGGTGCGATTTTAGCTACAATTGGTTTCTCTAAGGCTTATCCAACAATGGAAACACCTTTGACACCCGAGTTGAAAATGGCTACAATTATCTTATTAGTAGGTATTCCATTTATCTCTTTATTAGTAGCTTTAGTATTGATGAAATTCTATAAACTAGATAAAGAAGAAATGGTTCGTATTCAAGAAAAAATTCAAATCATGAAATCAGCTTCAAGTGATGAACGTGTTAAAGCAATTGCTAAGAACGTTCCGTTAACTGATATGGATTATGTCGATGTGACTCAATATCCTATTGATAAAGATTAGTTTACTGGAACAGCTGTGCCTATGGTACCGCTGTTTCCTTTTTTTTGAAGAATAATTAGGGAGTTTTTATGGCAAAAGTACTTTCTTTGGGTGAGATTCTGCTGAGATTAAGTCCACCACAATATCAAACCTTAACCCAAGCTAACCAGTTAGATTGTCAGTTTGGAGGTTCGGAGTTAAATGTATTAGCAACGCTGGCGCAATTAGGTCATGATGTTTCTTTAATTTCAGTTATTCCTGATAACGACTTGGGACGTATGACAGAACAGTTCTTGTTTTCAAAACAAATTGGGCAGGAATTTATTATAAAAAAAGGTGACCGGCTTGGTTTATATTTCTACCAAAAAGGTTTTTCAATCAGATCAAGTAGGGTAACTTATGATCGTAAATATTCCGCTTTTTGGGAAAGTCGTTTGACAGATTTTGATTTTGAAGCAGTTTTTAACGACGTAGATTGGTTTCATGTGTCGGGGATTACGCCTGCTCTAACAGAGGAATTATATTCTATTACTGAATTTTTGATGAAAAAAGCACAATCGCTAGGGGTAAAAGTATCATTTGATTTAAATTTTAGAGCTAGTTTATGGGACTCTTTTCAACAAGCTCGTCAAAAGCTATCATCACTTATACGCTTCGCTAATGTTTGTGTCGGTATTGAACCAATTGTTCTAGAGGGTGAAAGTAAAGACTTGAAAGATGAACTAGGCTTGGCAAGGCCATATTGTGATGAAAAGCTCTTACTTCATATAGTGAAAGAAATTGCAAATAAATACCAGTTAGAATCGATAGCTTTTACCCAGAGAGAAAGCACTCATACTAATGAGTACCAATTGAAAGCATTTCTCTTTCAAAATGGAACATTATATAAAACTGAGAAAACAGGTATTCAAGTGTTAGATCGTGTTGGAACTGGAGATGCTTTTACTGCGGGCTTAATCCATGGTTTATTAAGCGAAGGACAACCACAATTAGCCCTTGAAACGGCTATGGCTTGTTTTAAATTTAAACACACAATTGAAGGTGATATTAATGTTGTTACTAACCATGATATTGAACAATTATTATATTCAGACTCACATGAAATAAAAAGATAAGGAGAAAAAATGTTATATCCACTGTTGACAAAGACAAGAAGTATTTATGATTTAAATGGAGTATGGAATTTTACTTTGGGGACCCATGATCCAAAGACACTATTAAGTTCAGAGGAACTGATGGTTGTCCCTAGTTCCTTTAATGATGTAATTGTTGATACAGAAAAACGAAACTATATTGGTGATTTTTGGTATGAGCGATTGGTAGATCTGCCATCTGTATCAGATGCGGAAGAATTAGTGATTCGGTTTGGTTCAGTTACACATCATGCTAAAGTTTATGTTAATGGAGCTTTTTTAGGAGAACATAGAGGTGGCTTTACTCCATTTGAAGTTGTTATTCCAGATGATTATTATCAAGAAGGTCAGATTAAGCTTTCAGTTTGTGTTAATAATTGTTTAGACTACACAACACTACCTGTTGGTAACTATTCAGAAGAAGTTATTGAAGATGGCTCAATTAAAAAAGTAGTTAAGGAAAATTTTGACTTTTTTAACTATGCAGGTATTCATAGACCGGTGAAATTGGTTGTTAGACCTAAAAATCATATTTCTGATATTGTCATTAACTCAGTTCTTTCAGATGATTTAAAATCTGCAGATATAGAAGTTACTATTAGTACTAGTAAGCCCATTGATTCCTATAAAATTAGCATTTTAGATGAAGATAAAAATATTCTTACGGAATCCTTAACAGGTCAGATTCATTTGGAACAGATTCACTTGTGGGAAGTTCTAGATGCCTATCTTTATACAGCACGTATCGAAACGTTTTGTGAAGGTATTCTATCTGACGTTTTTGAAGAAACTTTTGGTTTACGTAAGATTGAAGTAAAAGATGCACAATTTTTAATTAACAATAAGCCTGTCTATTTTAAAGGGTTTGGAAAGCATGAAGATACTTTTATTAATGGGCGTGGCCTTAATGAAGCAGCTAATTTAATGGATTTAAATCTCTTAAAAGAAATTGGAGCTAATTCTTTTAGAACTTCGCACTATCCTTACTCTGAGGAAATGATGAGATTGGCGGATAGAATGGGGATTTTAGTTATTAATGAAGTGCCTGCCGTGGGCTTATTTCATAACTTTATGGCTTCGCTTGATTTGGATGATAAAGATAATGGAACTTGGAATGTTATGAAGACTAAAGGAGCGCATGAACAAGCTATTCGAGAGCTGGTTAAGCGTGACAAAAATCATCCTTCGGTAGTGATGTGGGTTGTGGCAAATGAACCTGCCAGCCATGAAGAAGGTGCTCGCGATTACTTCAAACCTTTAGTTCAGTTATATAGAGAATTAGACCCAGAAAAAAGACCGGTAACGTTAGTTAACATTATGATGGCTACTCCGGATAAAGACCAGGTCATGGATCTGGTAGATGTTGTCTGCTTAAATCGCTATTACGCATGGTATGTTGACCATGGAGATTTGAAAAAAGGGGAAGCAGGGCTACGTAAGGAATTGCTAGCTTGGCAAGAAAAATTCCCTGAAAAACCAATTATCATGACAGAGTACGGAGCAGATACACTGCCAGGATTACATTCCTCTTGGGCTATTCCTTATACGGAAGAGTTTCAATCTGCTTTTTATGAGATGTCTCATAGTGTCTTTGATAGCATACCAAACTTAGTTGGTGAGCAAGTGTGGAATTTTGCTGATTTTGAAACTAATTTGATGATCTTACGTGTTCAAGGGAATCATAAAGGGCTGTTTTCAAGAAATCGTCAGCCTAAACAAGTCGTCAGAGATTTTAAAGAACGCTGGAAAGCTATTCCTAATTACCATTACAAAAAGAAATAGTGTACAATAGAAATAGGTAAATGAGAAGAGGTGATGAAATGGCTAGGCCTTTAGTAGAACAAGCGGCGGATCGCTTAATGCATTTGATACTAGAGCGGGAATATCCTATAGGTGCCAAACTTCCAAATGAGTATGAATTAGCCCAAGATCTTGATGTTGGAAGAAGTACGGTACGTGAAGCCGTTAGAAGTCTTGCTGCTCGAAATATTTTGGAGGTTAGACAGGGATCGGGTACTTATATTAGTTCCAAGAAAGGCGTTGCAGAGGACCCTTTTGG contains:
- a CDS encoding sugar kinase, yielding MAKVLSLGEILLRLSPPQYQTLTQANQLDCQFGGSELNVLATLAQLGHDVSLISVIPDNDLGRMTEQFLFSKQIGQEFIIKKGDRLGLYFYQKGFSIRSSRVTYDRKYSAFWESRLTDFDFEAVFNDVDWFHVSGITPALTEELYSITEFLMKKAQSLGVKVSFDLNFRASLWDSFQQARQKLSSLIRFANVCVGIEPIVLEGESKDLKDELGLARPYCDEKLLLHIVKEIANKYQLESIAFTQRESTHTNEYQLKAFLFQNGTLYKTEKTGIQVLDRVGTGDAFTAGLIHGLLSEGQPQLALETAMACFKFKHTIEGDINVVTNHDIEQLLYSDSHEIKR
- the uidA gene encoding beta-glucuronidase is translated as MLYPLLTKTRSIYDLNGVWNFTLGTHDPKTLLSSEELMVVPSSFNDVIVDTEKRNYIGDFWYERLVDLPSVSDAEELVIRFGSVTHHAKVYVNGAFLGEHRGGFTPFEVVIPDDYYQEGQIKLSVCVNNCLDYTTLPVGNYSEEVIEDGSIKKVVKENFDFFNYAGIHRPVKLVVRPKNHISDIVINSVLSDDLKSADIEVTISTSKPIDSYKISILDEDKNILTESLTGQIHLEQIHLWEVLDAYLYTARIETFCEGILSDVFEETFGLRKIEVKDAQFLINNKPVYFKGFGKHEDTFINGRGLNEAANLMDLNLLKEIGANSFRTSHYPYSEEMMRLADRMGILVINEVPAVGLFHNFMASLDLDDKDNGTWNVMKTKGAHEQAIRELVKRDKNHPSVVMWVVANEPASHEEGARDYFKPLVQLYRELDPEKRPVTLVNIMMATPDKDQVMDLVDVVCLNRYYAWYVDHGDLKKGEAGLRKELLAWQEKFPEKPIIMTEYGADTLPGLHSSWAIPYTEEFQSAFYEMSHSVFDSIPNLVGEQVWNFADFETNLMILRVQGNHKGLFSRNRQPKQVVRDFKERWKAIPNYHYKKK